One window from the genome of Cryptosporangium phraense encodes:
- a CDS encoding ABC transporter ATP-binding protein yields MTIVAENLYRFFHAGDDETHALRGVSLSVEAGEFVALVGPSGSGKSTLLQCLAGLDEPDGGVVRLAGERLSRRPEAERARLRAGRVGVLAQSGNLFPHLTVAQNVRLVQRGTRSLSHLAGLGIGHRADAFPEALSGGESVRAGLAVALANDPVILLADEPTGELDATTERQVLDLLHRRAESGTALLIASHSNAVADAADRVLSLEDGELR; encoded by the coding sequence ATGACGATCGTGGCCGAGAACCTGTACCGCTTCTTCCACGCCGGAGACGACGAGACCCACGCGCTGCGCGGGGTGTCGCTCAGTGTGGAAGCGGGGGAATTCGTGGCGCTCGTCGGCCCGTCCGGCTCGGGGAAGTCCACGCTGCTGCAGTGCCTCGCCGGCCTCGACGAGCCCGACGGAGGAGTCGTGCGGCTGGCGGGGGAGAGGCTCTCCCGTCGGCCGGAGGCGGAGCGAGCCCGGCTCCGGGCCGGCCGCGTCGGGGTACTGGCCCAGAGCGGGAATCTCTTTCCGCACCTCACGGTCGCGCAGAACGTCCGGCTGGTGCAGCGCGGGACCAGATCGCTGTCCCACCTCGCCGGCCTGGGCATCGGCCACCGCGCCGACGCGTTTCCCGAAGCGCTGTCCGGAGGGGAGAGTGTCCGGGCCGGTCTGGCTGTCGCGCTGGCCAACGACCCGGTGATCCTGCTCGCCGACGAACCGACCGGCGAGCTCGACGCGACGACCGAGCGGCAGGTGCTCGACCTGCTGCACCGGCGTGCGGAGAGCGGCACGGCGCTGCTGATTGCCAGCCACAGCAACGCCGTAGCGGATGCCGCCGACCGGGTACTGAGCCTCGAGGACGGGGAACTCCGATGA
- a CDS encoding ABC transporter ATP-binding protein, which translates to MTAPLVRCVGAGLTYGAGVTALAEVDCLVEAGDQVAVMGPSGSGKSSLLHVFAGLVRVTSGDVSWNGLEGSPRDPERVGLIFQEPALVPALTVLENVALPLTFAGMPVVEAAERGRDALDLVGVANLGDALPQEVSGGQAQRAVIARVVACRPRLILADEPTSKLDRATAGRIIDVLLRVSDDLGAALVIATHDPAVGGSLEARWQVEDGRLRSQAITL; encoded by the coding sequence ATGACCGCGCCGCTCGTCCGGTGCGTGGGCGCTGGCCTGACCTACGGGGCCGGCGTGACGGCGCTGGCCGAGGTCGACTGCCTGGTCGAGGCCGGCGATCAGGTGGCGGTGATGGGACCGTCGGGCTCGGGGAAATCGAGCCTGCTGCACGTGTTCGCCGGTCTCGTGCGGGTGACGTCGGGAGACGTCAGCTGGAACGGCCTGGAGGGCTCACCCCGCGACCCCGAGCGTGTCGGCCTGATTTTCCAGGAGCCTGCCCTGGTGCCGGCTCTGACGGTGCTCGAGAACGTGGCCTTACCGCTGACGTTCGCCGGGATGCCCGTCGTGGAGGCAGCGGAGCGGGGCCGCGACGCGCTGGATCTGGTCGGTGTCGCCAACCTGGGCGACGCCCTGCCGCAGGAGGTGTCCGGCGGCCAGGCGCAGCGGGCCGTCATCGCCCGCGTCGTGGCCTGCCGGCCGCGGCTGATCCTGGCCGACGAGCCGACCAGCAAGCTCGATCGCGCGACGGCCGGTCGCATCATCGACGTCCTGCTCCGGGTCAGCGACGATCTCGGGGCCGCTCTGGTGATCGCCACCCACGACCCGGCGGTGGGCGGCAGCCTGGAAGCTCGCTGGCAGGTCGAGGACGGCCGGCTGCGATCCCAGGCGATCACGCTATGA
- a CDS encoding response regulator transcription factor, with the protein MSITYPEAVVVGELQSVTRSVSTASRPVPSGWCSLPDTAGLLLVEDDPVIGPTLRRALAAQGYTVAWETTGRGALSAAVRTPPDLVLVDLGLPDLDGLEVTRRLRATVPNAVVVILSARTDEIDVVVGLEAGADDYLTKPFRLAELLARLRAHIRRGGAAQRVGQDAYQVGHLTIDRAARRCTLGETEVALRAREFDLLTRLIASAGEAVRRETLMADVWDENWFGSTKTLDVHVAAVRRRLGDAEQIAGVRAPILTTLRGHGYRLEREEFAGRLPPPERPIAGRLLASDPRTESEPRRRSS; encoded by the coding sequence ATGTCGATCACGTATCCGGAGGCCGTCGTCGTCGGCGAGCTCCAGAGCGTCACCCGTTCGGTCTCTACCGCATCGCGGCCGGTGCCGTCGGGCTGGTGCTCATTGCCTGATACCGCCGGTCTCCTCCTCGTGGAGGACGATCCGGTGATCGGCCCGACCCTGCGTCGTGCGCTCGCCGCGCAGGGATACACCGTCGCGTGGGAGACCACCGGCCGCGGCGCGCTGTCCGCCGCCGTCCGGACCCCGCCGGACCTCGTCCTGGTCGACCTCGGGCTGCCGGACCTGGACGGACTCGAGGTGACCCGGAGGCTCCGCGCGACGGTACCGAATGCCGTCGTCGTCATCCTCTCCGCGCGCACCGACGAGATCGACGTCGTCGTCGGACTCGAAGCCGGGGCCGACGACTACCTGACCAAGCCGTTCCGGCTGGCCGAGCTCCTGGCGCGCCTGCGCGCGCACATCCGCCGCGGCGGGGCCGCCCAGCGCGTCGGCCAGGACGCCTATCAGGTGGGTCACCTGACCATCGACCGCGCGGCCCGCCGGTGCACGCTCGGCGAGACCGAGGTCGCGCTCCGCGCGCGCGAATTCGACCTCCTGACGCGCCTGATCGCGTCCGCCGGTGAGGCCGTCCGCCGGGAAACGCTGATGGCGGACGTGTGGGACGAGAACTGGTTCGGGTCGACGAAAACGCTCGACGTGCACGTCGCCGCGGTCCGCCGCCGGCTGGGCGACGCCGAGCAGATCGCCGGTGTTCGCGCGCCGATCCTGACGACGCTGCGAGGCCACGGTTACCGCCTGGAACGGGAAGAGTTTGCCGGGCGGTTACCACCGCCCGAGCGTCCGATTGCCGGTCGGCTCCTAGCGTCCGATCCGAGGACAGAAAGCGAGCCGAGGAGGCGGTCGTCGTGA
- a CDS encoding MarR family winged helix-turn-helix transcriptional regulator yields MPDPPGVTMRLGLLLRQSHRRAAGALADVLSELDLTNRHFGVLLILDRDGVSTQRDLIRETGSDKAGMVRTVEELEKRGYLTRSTSAFDRRVADLTLTEPGQAVFDQARRGAAKTAEALFNTFDQEELAALEDLLTRFLAATGPDE; encoded by the coding sequence GTGCCCGATCCGCCCGGCGTGACGATGAGGCTGGGGCTGCTGCTGCGCCAGTCGCATCGGCGAGCCGCCGGCGCCCTCGCCGACGTGCTGTCCGAGCTCGACCTCACCAATCGCCATTTCGGCGTGCTGCTGATCCTCGACCGCGACGGAGTCTCGACCCAGCGCGATCTGATCCGCGAGACCGGCAGCGACAAGGCCGGGATGGTCCGCACCGTGGAAGAACTGGAGAAGCGCGGTTACCTGACCCGGTCGACGTCAGCGTTCGACCGCCGGGTGGCCGACCTCACCCTGACCGAGCCGGGACAGGCGGTGTTCGACCAGGCGCGCCGGGGCGCGGCCAAGACCGCGGAGGCGCTGTTCAACACGTTCGACCAGGAGGAATTGGCGGCGCTGGAAGATCTCCTGACCCGCTTCCTGGCCGCGACCGGGCCGGACGAGTAA
- a CDS encoding multicopper oxidase family protein, with product MKPITRRGFLAAGVSLGVGVPFVLGGEGSASTGRVLPSRRPRPRPFVRPLTVPPVLTPYRRDASGDHYRIVQRAASAEILPGVRTTVWAYNGTFPGPTIVSRRGRPCSVTHVNRLPVPTVVHLHGGRTPPASDGYPLDFVHPAGRMPVHDHRHMGGDVRFGQRTYTYPLEQRAATLWYHDHRMDFTGPSVWRGLAGFHLVRDSEEDRLRLPSGPRELPLMITDRSFDADGSLRYPSLDPTLTGEPGVRSPYEAGVLGDVMLVNGVPWPVATVVGASYRLRLLNACNARRLDLRLDPSPDGGLTQIGSDGGLLAAPVRHQHFELAPAQRLDAVVDFSGYRPGTLVTLRNEFGEPGMDRILCFRVGSPVSDDFVLPERLSTVEDLRTADAAVTRTFRFRRGNVGHTTGWVIDGQPFGPDVVAAACRLGTTEIWRLTADFHHPVHLHLNPFQVLSRGLGSPLPSDAGWKDTIDLRPAEEAAIAIKFDGYPGKYVFHCHNLEHEDMAMMANFTTR from the coding sequence ATGAAGCCGATCACCCGCCGGGGTTTCCTCGCGGCCGGGGTCAGCCTCGGTGTGGGAGTGCCGTTCGTCCTCGGCGGCGAGGGGTCGGCCTCCACCGGCCGAGTCCTGCCGAGCCGTCGTCCCCGGCCGAGACCGTTCGTTCGTCCCCTGACGGTTCCACCGGTGCTGACGCCGTACCGTCGCGACGCTTCCGGTGACCACTATCGGATCGTCCAGCGGGCGGCCTCGGCGGAGATCCTTCCCGGCGTCCGCACCACGGTCTGGGCCTACAACGGCACGTTCCCGGGCCCGACGATCGTCAGCCGGCGTGGTCGTCCGTGTTCGGTCACCCACGTCAACCGGCTCCCGGTGCCGACGGTCGTCCACCTGCACGGAGGTCGCACACCGCCGGCCAGCGACGGCTACCCGCTGGACTTCGTCCACCCGGCCGGTCGAATGCCGGTCCACGACCACCGGCACATGGGCGGTGACGTCCGGTTCGGGCAGCGCACCTACACCTATCCGCTCGAGCAACGGGCGGCGACGCTCTGGTACCACGATCACCGGATGGACTTCACCGGGCCGAGCGTCTGGCGGGGTCTGGCCGGCTTCCATCTGGTCCGGGATTCCGAAGAGGACCGGTTGCGGCTGCCGAGCGGGCCGCGTGAGCTCCCGCTGATGATCACCGACCGCAGTTTCGACGCCGACGGTTCGCTCCGCTACCCGAGCCTCGATCCGACGCTCACCGGCGAGCCGGGCGTCCGCAGCCCCTACGAGGCCGGTGTTCTCGGTGACGTGATGCTCGTCAACGGCGTGCCCTGGCCGGTCGCCACGGTCGTCGGCGCGAGCTACCGGCTGCGGCTGCTCAACGCGTGCAACGCGCGCCGCCTCGATCTACGGCTGGATCCGTCACCCGATGGCGGTCTGACCCAGATCGGCAGCGACGGCGGCCTACTCGCCGCGCCCGTGCGACACCAGCATTTCGAACTCGCCCCGGCGCAGCGCCTGGACGCGGTCGTCGATTTCAGCGGCTACCGGCCGGGCACTCTCGTCACGCTGCGCAACGAGTTCGGCGAACCCGGGATGGATCGGATCCTATGCTTCCGGGTCGGGTCGCCGGTCTCGGACGACTTCGTGCTGCCCGAGCGGCTGAGCACGGTCGAGGATCTCCGGACCGCCGACGCGGCGGTCACGCGGACCTTTCGGTTCCGGCGCGGCAACGTCGGCCACACCACCGGCTGGGTGATCGACGGACAGCCGTTCGGCCCGGACGTCGTCGCGGCGGCGTGCCGGCTCGGCACCACCGAAATTTGGCGGCTCACCGCCGACTTCCACCACCCGGTACACCTGCATCTCAACCCCTTCCAGGTCCTCTCCCGCGGGCTCGGCTCGCCCCTGCCGTCGGACGCCGGGTGGAAGGACACGATCGATCTGCGTCCGGCCGAGGAAGCCGCGATCGCGATCAAATTCGACGGCTACCCGGGGAAGTACGTGTTCCACTGCCACAACCTCGAACACGAGGACATGGCGATGATGGCGAACTTCACCACGCGCTAA
- a CDS encoding sigma-70 family RNA polymerase sigma factor, with protein MDFQEFYRANRDPCLRAVLVGVGDRQLAEDLVAEAFARAWAAWPKVSRHPAPRAWVVRTANNTRISWWRRRRRETALDDAADVAAAPQSDRGVDPALLGLLRQLPQRQREVIAYRVFLDLDTDATAQALGIAPGTVKAHLSRAVATLRANHILVGNSSEARP; from the coding sequence GTGGATTTCCAGGAGTTCTACCGAGCGAACCGGGATCCGTGCTTGCGCGCGGTCCTGGTCGGCGTCGGCGACCGGCAGTTGGCTGAGGATCTGGTCGCCGAGGCGTTCGCCCGAGCGTGGGCGGCATGGCCGAAGGTCAGTCGTCATCCGGCGCCACGGGCGTGGGTCGTACGGACGGCGAACAACACCCGGATCTCGTGGTGGCGCCGGAGACGACGGGAAACCGCGCTCGACGACGCAGCAGACGTCGCCGCGGCCCCCCAGAGTGACCGTGGGGTGGATCCCGCCCTCCTGGGCCTGCTGCGCCAACTTCCCCAGCGGCAGCGCGAAGTGATCGCGTACCGGGTCTTCCTGGACCTCGACACCGATGCCACCGCGCAGGCGCTCGGTATCGCGCCGGGAACCGTCAAGGCCCACCTCTCGCGCGCGGTCGCGACCCTGCGCGCCAACCACATTCTCGTCGGCAACTCATCGGAGGCACGACCATGA
- a CDS encoding polysaccharide deacetylase family protein, with the protein MSVRVSRAFRVAGALAVAQAAPALTAVTPLRRELFPVLSGRGDGRQVALTFDDGPDAAGTPPVLDVLARYRITATFFLLGTQIQRAPTLTRELVAAGHEVAVHGFEHRCLLTRTPAGTHRDLAQARDLIADLTGQEPNWYRPPYGVLSLAGLRAARRLRLRPVLWTTWGRDWEQRATSASVAATVMRRLEPGGTILLHDSDCTSAAGSWRTTVDALPRVIEDTQARGMTLGPLRDHGLS; encoded by the coding sequence ATGTCAGTGCGCGTGAGCCGAGCATTCCGAGTCGCCGGCGCTCTCGCGGTCGCTCAGGCTGCGCCGGCGCTCACCGCGGTGACGCCGCTGCGACGTGAGCTGTTCCCGGTGCTGTCCGGACGAGGGGACGGCCGGCAGGTCGCGCTGACTTTCGACGACGGGCCGGACGCCGCCGGTACGCCGCCGGTCCTGGACGTGCTCGCCCGGTACCGGATCACCGCAACGTTCTTCCTGCTCGGCACCCAGATCCAGCGGGCGCCGACCCTGACCCGTGAACTGGTCGCGGCCGGTCACGAGGTTGCGGTGCACGGGTTCGAGCACCGGTGTCTGCTGACCCGGACGCCCGCGGGTACGCACCGCGACCTCGCGCAGGCCCGTGACCTGATCGCCGACCTCACCGGGCAGGAGCCGAACTGGTACCGGCCGCCCTACGGTGTGCTCAGCCTCGCCGGGCTACGAGCCGCCCGGCGGCTCCGGCTGCGACCGGTGCTGTGGACGACCTGGGGCCGGGACTGGGAGCAGCGCGCGACATCCGCGTCGGTGGCGGCGACCGTGATGCGGCGGCTGGAGCCCGGCGGCACGATTCTGCTGCACGACTCCGACTGCACGTCCGCGGCGGGGTCTTGGCGCACGACGGTGGACGCACTTCCCCGCGTGATCGAGGACACCCAGGCGCGCGGTATGACGCTCGGTCCTCTCCGGGACCATGGCCTGAGCTGA
- a CDS encoding biosynthetic peptidoglycan transglycosylase, with translation MLALVSGGVTYATTPLPRFPAQSLTTQIQYSDGTSFATFATENRVEVSLDRVPKHVQDAVVAAEDADFWTNGGVSLRGTGRALCGREIILAQKLGRSGGKAEILHGYLNTIYFGRGAWGVQSASKPIREDRRQTERLRGRGARRVIKDPTNFDAHNKPASAKGRWAYVLASNDAWRRGATGVLGRRIEQELLALGFTEQQVTCGWPPQWCR, from the coding sequence GTGCTCGCGCTGGTCAGCGGTGGGGTCACCTACGCAACCACGCCGCTTCCGAGGTTTCCGGCCCAGAGCCTGACCACGCAGATCCAGTACTCCGACGGCACGAGCTTCGCTACCTTCGCCACCGAGAACCGGGTCGAGGTTTCGCTCGACCGGGTGCCGAAGCACGTCCAGGACGCCGTCGTAGCGGCGGAGGACGCCGACTTCTGGACCAACGGCGGCGTCTCGCTCCGTGGCACCGGACGTGCCTTGTGCGGCCGCGAGATCATCCTGGCTCAGAAACTCGGTCGCAGCGGGGGTAAAGCAGAGATTCTCCACGGCTATTTGAATACGATCTACTTCGGACGCGGCGCCTGGGGAGTTCAGTCGGCTTCGAAACCTATTCGGGAAGACCGTCGACAAACTGAGCGTCTCCGAGGGCGCGGTGCTCGCCGCGTCATCAAAGACCCGACGAATTTCGACGCCCACAACAAGCCGGCCAGCGCCAAGGGCCGGTGGGCTTACGTCCTCGCGAGCAACGACGCGTGGCGCCGCGGTGCGACCGGGGTGCTCGGGCGCCGGATCGAGCAGGAGCTGCTGGCCCTGGGCTTCACCGAGCAACAGGTGACCTGCGGATGGCCCCCGCAGTGGTGTCGATAG